The following proteins are co-located in the Bacteroidales bacterium genome:
- a CDS encoding DNA replication/repair protein RecF, with product MMRIINFVQFYTMFLDSISIVNFKNFAQAELSFSPRINCFVGNNGVGKTNLLDAIHYLCLCKSYFNPVDSQNIKHDEEFSVIQGIFPGNEKPNEIFCSIHHNKNKVFKCNKKEYEKLAHHIGSFPVVMISPQDSSLIMEGSEERRRFLNNVISQYDRTYLEDVLQYNRVLAQRNKLLKDTWNQRGNQDLMEVYDAQMEVPAGRIFRSRMLFSEKMIPVFRKYYRKIAADHEEVDLQYQSQLMDQSILDLLKHSREKDRIMQYTTQGIHKDDLILKLNGYPLKKTGSQGQQKTFLVTLKLAQFDFIKEMSQIRPILLLDDVFDKFDEQRVRQIIRLVSDDHFGQIFISHTDEEKMRSILEEMHTEFKLFRVNDGRVG from the coding sequence ATGATGCGAATTATTAACTTTGTTCAGTTTTACACTATGTTTCTCGATAGTATTTCCATAGTAAATTTTAAGAATTTCGCCCAGGCGGAGCTTTCTTTTTCGCCCCGGATAAATTGCTTTGTCGGTAATAATGGCGTCGGAAAAACGAATCTGCTTGATGCGATCCATTATTTGTGTTTATGCAAAAGTTATTTTAATCCTGTCGATTCTCAAAACATAAAGCATGATGAGGAATTTTCCGTGATCCAGGGGATATTCCCCGGAAATGAAAAGCCAAATGAGATTTTTTGCAGCATACATCATAATAAAAACAAGGTATTCAAGTGCAATAAGAAAGAATACGAAAAGCTGGCGCACCATATAGGTTCCTTTCCGGTTGTCATGATTTCGCCGCAGGATTCATCACTTATAATGGAAGGAAGTGAAGAAAGAAGACGATTCCTGAACAATGTGATCTCTCAGTATGACAGGACTTATCTCGAAGATGTACTGCAATACAACCGTGTTCTTGCACAACGTAATAAACTGCTTAAGGACACCTGGAATCAAAGGGGAAACCAGGATCTTATGGAAGTTTACGATGCCCAGATGGAAGTGCCTGCAGGCCGGATATTCCGGAGCCGTATGCTGTTTTCCGAAAAAATGATACCGGTTTTCAGGAAGTATTACCGGAAAATCGCAGCGGATCACGAGGAGGTGGATCTCCAGTACCAGTCGCAGCTCATGGATCAGAGTATCCTGGATTTGCTTAAACATTCAAGGGAGAAAGACAGAATCATGCAATATACCACCCAGGGGATTCATAAAGATGATTTGATACTTAAGCTAAACGGCTATCCTCTAAAAAAAACAGGTTCACAGGGACAGCAGAAAACTTTTCTGGTTACCCTGAAGCTGGCCCAGTTTGATTTCATTAAAGAAATGAGCCAGATCAGACCAATTCTTTTGCTTGATGATGTATTTGATAAGTTTGATGAGCAAAGGGTAAGACAGATTATAAGGCTTGTATCGGATGATCATTTCGGCCAGATATTTATTTCACACACCGATGAAGAAAAGATGCGTTCCATTCTGGAAGAGATGCACACCGAATTCAAGCTTTTCAGGGTGAATGACGGAAGAGTAGGGTGA
- a CDS encoding DUF721 domain-containing protein, with protein MRKSQTQKIGDVISDCLRELRIDRKLKEVNLVSQWETMMGKTVAVRTEKIYIKGNTLYITVTSSVLKSELLMMRHRIIERLNEQAGEKIIESIVIR; from the coding sequence ATGCGTAAGAGCCAGACACAGAAAATCGGGGATGTAATCAGTGATTGCCTGAGGGAGCTTAGGATTGACAGGAAGCTCAAAGAAGTGAACCTTGTCAGCCAGTGGGAGACCATGATGGGGAAAACAGTGGCAGTAAGAACTGAAAAAATCTATATCAAGGGAAATACCCTTTATATAACAGTAACCTCGTCGGTTTTGAAAAGTGAATTACTGATGATGCGGCACCGGATTATCGAACGCCTGAATGAGCAGGCAGGGGAGAAGATAATTGAGAGTATTGTTATTAGATAA